One region of Rubripirellula tenax genomic DNA includes:
- a CDS encoding RNA polymerase sigma factor, whose product METTPETFDVEQQRLREKLETMFADVHSELIGTLFYCIGNLDDAHDALQETFLKCWKHREQIDDVQNLRAWVFRIALNTGRDFRKAAWNRRRQPIAEEALMVSTAQSPAARLVRDEQLQTLRCELSKLRDEEREVFLLRQNGDLTYDQIAEAMSLPIGTVKTRMRAAIAQLRLAVGDQS is encoded by the coding sequence ATGGAAACGACGCCCGAAACCTTCGATGTCGAGCAGCAGCGACTCCGCGAAAAACTGGAGACGATGTTCGCTGACGTACATTCCGAACTGATCGGGACGTTGTTTTATTGCATCGGAAATCTCGACGATGCTCACGATGCGCTGCAGGAAACGTTCCTGAAGTGCTGGAAACATCGCGAGCAAATCGACGACGTCCAGAACTTGCGGGCGTGGGTCTTTCGCATCGCACTTAACACCGGACGCGATTTTCGCAAAGCCGCCTGGAACCGACGGCGGCAACCGATCGCGGAGGAGGCTCTGATGGTATCGACGGCTCAATCGCCCGCCGCGCGGCTGGTCCGCGACGAGCAACTGCAAACCCTTCGCTGCGAGCTATCGAAGCTCCGCGACGAAGAGCGCGAAGTCTTTCTGCTTCGCCAAAACGGCGACTTGACTTACGACCAGATCGCCGAGGCGATGTCGCTGCCCATCGGCACCGTGAAAACTCGAATGCGTGCCGCTATTGCCCAGCTTCGCCTAGCAGTCGGAGACCAATCATGA
- a CDS encoding FG-GAP repeat domain-containing protein, which translates to MPNRFFRVILSAALAWGGSCVADDRVFVTSDRLSLGTESNRSASVRSADLDGDGDLDLIVANGRHWPEPSFLFINQGRSRFNVMRALGVDRSTTYACEPADFDGDGDIDIAVGNDKAPCQIMLNDGSGLFSVGAEFGEVSSVRSLAVADMDSDGDIDVLVTCRGQPNRIEFNDGSARFPKSLAFGTANDSTIDVAVADLNGDGAADLVLANRDGQPNTILIADREGGFLPPATFGSKRVSSRCVATADFNADGHVDWVIGNLDSANELFFGDGKGGVLLRRFLDGGIQQTYCVDIADFDRDGLSDIVFGNVGQPNTVHFNRDKAAAFDAISFGGANAATYGLCTGDFNGDGFPDIAVANSSDLNQVFLNQAKK; encoded by the coding sequence ATGCCGAACCGATTCTTTCGCGTGATTCTTTCTGCCGCGTTGGCTTGGGGTGGGAGTTGCGTTGCCGATGATCGCGTCTTCGTTACCAGCGACCGACTTTCGTTGGGGACGGAATCGAACCGGTCGGCTTCGGTACGAAGCGCGGACTTGGATGGAGATGGAGACTTGGACTTGATCGTTGCCAACGGCCGCCATTGGCCCGAGCCCAGTTTTCTATTCATCAATCAAGGCCGAAGTCGATTCAATGTCATGCGTGCCTTGGGCGTGGACCGCTCGACGACTTACGCGTGCGAACCGGCGGACTTCGACGGAGACGGAGACATCGACATCGCGGTCGGCAATGACAAGGCGCCGTGCCAAATCATGTTGAACGATGGGAGTGGCTTGTTTTCGGTGGGTGCCGAATTTGGCGAGGTCTCGAGTGTCCGCAGCCTCGCCGTGGCGGATATGGATTCGGATGGGGACATCGATGTTTTGGTCACGTGTCGTGGACAGCCCAATCGCATTGAATTCAACGATGGGTCGGCAAGATTTCCGAAAAGCCTGGCGTTCGGTACCGCCAATGATTCGACGATCGACGTTGCCGTCGCGGACCTCAACGGTGACGGCGCGGCCGACTTGGTGCTGGCCAATCGCGATGGACAACCCAACACGATTTTGATTGCCGATCGCGAAGGCGGTTTCTTACCACCGGCGACCTTCGGCTCGAAACGTGTTTCCAGCAGGTGCGTCGCGACGGCCGATTTCAATGCGGACGGCCACGTGGATTGGGTGATCGGCAACCTGGACTCGGCCAATGAATTGTTCTTTGGCGATGGCAAGGGCGGCGTCTTGCTGCGTCGCTTTCTCGACGGCGGAATTCAGCAAACGTACTGTGTTGATATCGCTGATTTTGACCGGGACGGACTGTCGGATATCGTGTTCGGTAACGTCGGCCAACCCAACACGGTACATTTCAATCGAGACAAGGCAGCGGCATTTGACGCGATCTCGTTTGGCGGCGCGAATGCGGCCACCTATGGCCTGTGCACGGGCGACTTCAACGGCGACGGTTTTCCAGATATCGCCGTGGCGAACTCGAGCGATTTGAACCAAGTGTTTCTGAATCAAGCGAAGAAATAG